From a single Alloactinosynnema sp. L-07 genomic region:
- a CDS encoding DUF2203 domain-containing protein — protein MFTVVEAKIEVGRLLPVFDEIVALRADAAELGAALNSGVETGLGGMPEFKAAQARLDELMTLVQHTGAELKGFAPLLVDFPGELDGVPVLWCWLEGDRELGWYHRSDLGFAGRRRLPV, from the coding sequence ATGTTCACTGTCGTCGAGGCGAAGATCGAGGTCGGCCGTCTGCTCCCGGTGTTCGACGAGATCGTGGCGTTGCGGGCGGACGCGGCGGAGTTGGGCGCGGCGCTGAATTCCGGGGTCGAGACCGGGTTGGGCGGGATGCCGGAGTTCAAGGCGGCGCAGGCGCGGCTGGACGAGCTGATGACGCTGGTGCAGCACACCGGCGCCGAGCTCAAGGGGTTCGCTCCGCTGTTGGTCGACTTTCCCGGTGAGCTCGACGGGGTGCCTGTGTTGTGGTGCTGGCTGGAGGGTGATCGGGAACTGGGCTGGTACCACCGGTCCGACCTGGGCTTCGCGGGCCGCAGGCGGCTACCGGTGTGA
- a CDS encoding NAD(P) transhydrogenase subunit alpha produces MLVQNLAVLVLAGFVGFAVISKVPNTLHTPLMSGTNAIHGIVLLGGLIVLGLGAESVLDKILLVVAIAFGTINVVGGFLVTDRMLAMFKDRSKRTDK; encoded by the coding sequence ATGCTGGTGCAGAACCTGGCGGTGCTCGTGCTCGCGGGCTTCGTCGGCTTCGCGGTGATCTCGAAGGTGCCCAACACCTTGCACACGCCGCTGATGTCGGGCACCAACGCCATCCACGGGATCGTCCTGCTCGGCGGGCTGATCGTGCTCGGACTCGGCGCGGAGAGCGTGCTCGACAAGATCCTGCTGGTCGTCGCGATCGCCTTCGGCACGATCAACGTCGTCGGCGGGTTCCTGGTGACCGACCGGATGCTGGCCATGTTCAAAGACCGTTCCAAGAGGACGGACAAATGA
- a CDS encoding NAD(P)(+) transhydrogenase (Re/Si-specific) subunit beta gives MSRDILIQCLYIVAFALFIYGLMGLTGPRTAVRGNLIAAVGMGIAVVATLLTPGMGNWLLIVLGIVLGTVVGVPAAKRVKMTAIPQMVALFNGVGGGAVALIAWVEFRQSDGFAHAPAYVAIASLFSAIVGSVSFWGSNIAFGKLQELISGRPIGIGRLQQPLNLLLLLGAVVCATVIATGTDNEWLMIGLLVASAVLGVMVVLPIGGADMPVVISLLNALTGLSAAAMGLALDNTALIVAGMIVGASGSILTNLMAKAMNRSIPAIVAGGFGGGGGTGTAIEGDQTVRRTSASDAAIQMAFANQVIIVPGYGMAVAQAQHAVREMADLLEAKGVSVYYAIHPVAGRMPGHMNVLLAEADVPYDRLKEMDEINREFSRTDVAMVIGANDVTNPAARTDQDSPIYGMPILNVDESRSVIVLKRGMAPGFAGVDNALYFDPKTSMLFGDAKSSVNEVTEELKAL, from the coding sequence ATGAGCCGCGACATCCTGATCCAGTGTCTCTACATCGTCGCGTTCGCCTTGTTCATCTACGGCCTGATGGGGCTGACCGGCCCGCGCACGGCCGTGCGCGGCAACCTGATCGCCGCTGTCGGCATGGGCATCGCGGTGGTGGCCACGCTGCTGACCCCAGGCATGGGCAACTGGCTGCTGATCGTGCTGGGCATCGTGCTCGGCACCGTCGTCGGCGTGCCCGCGGCCAAGCGGGTCAAGATGACCGCCATCCCGCAGATGGTGGCGCTGTTCAACGGCGTGGGCGGCGGCGCGGTCGCGTTGATCGCCTGGGTCGAGTTCCGGCAGAGTGACGGGTTCGCGCACGCGCCCGCGTATGTCGCGATCGCCAGCCTCTTCTCGGCGATCGTGGGGTCGGTGTCGTTCTGGGGCTCCAATATCGCCTTCGGTAAGCTGCAGGAGCTGATCTCGGGGCGGCCGATCGGCATCGGACGGCTGCAGCAGCCGCTCAACCTCCTTCTGCTGCTGGGCGCGGTGGTCTGCGCGACAGTCATAGCGACAGGCACCGACAACGAGTGGCTGATGATCGGCCTGCTCGTCGCCTCGGCGGTGCTGGGGGTGATGGTCGTGCTGCCCATCGGCGGCGCGGACATGCCCGTCGTCATCTCGCTGCTCAACGCGCTGACCGGGCTCAGCGCCGCGGCGATGGGCTTGGCGCTCGACAACACCGCGCTCATCGTGGCGGGCATGATCGTCGGCGCGTCCGGCTCGATCCTGACCAACCTGATGGCCAAGGCGATGAACCGGTCGATTCCGGCGATCGTCGCGGGCGGCTTCGGTGGCGGAGGCGGTACTGGCACCGCGATCGAGGGCGACCAGACGGTCCGCCGCACCAGCGCGTCGGACGCGGCGATCCAGATGGCCTTCGCCAACCAGGTGATCATCGTCCCCGGCTACGGGATGGCGGTGGCGCAGGCGCAGCACGCCGTGCGGGAGATGGCGGATCTGTTGGAGGCCAAGGGAGTCTCGGTCTACTACGCCATCCACCCGGTCGCCGGTCGCATGCCGGGACACATGAATGTCCTGCTGGCCGAGGCCGACGTGCCGTACGACCGGCTCAAGGAGATGGACGAGATCAACCGCGAGTTCAGCCGCACCGACGTGGCCATGGTGATCGGCGCCAACGACGTCACCAACCCCGCCGCGCGGACCGACCAGGACTCGCCGATCTACGGGATGCCGATCCTCAACGTCGACGAGAGCCGGTCGGTGATCGTCCTCAAGCGAGGGATGGCGCCGGGGTTCGCGGGCGTGGACAACGCGCTGTACTTCGACCCCAAGACATCAATGCTGTTCGGCGACGCGAAGTCCTCTGTGAACGAAGTCACCGAGGAACTGAAGGCGCTCTAA
- a CDS encoding Re/Si-specific NAD(P)(+) transhydrogenase subunit alpha — MTANTVVGVPRESAAGERRVALVPKVVERLRARGLDVVVEQGAGAAALIPDDAYVRAGATLGDPWSADVVVKVAPPSRDEIARLRSGAALIGFLAPLTDPDGVAALADAGVTAFAMESVPRISRAQTMDALSSQANVAGYRAAILAAERLTRFFPMLTTAAGTVPPAKVLVLGVGVAGLQALATARRLGAHTTGYDVRPEVAEQVRSVGSQWLDLGIEAIGEGGYARALTDAERAEQQRQLAHAIGGFDAVITTALVPGRTAPTLVTAEAVKGMRPGSVVVDLAGEAGGNCELSEPGQTVVVHDVTIAAPLNLPAAMPEHASELYARNVQALLDLLVDADGALAIDFGDEVVAGACVTRKGP; from the coding sequence GTGACCGCCAACACAGTCGTAGGCGTCCCGCGCGAGTCCGCCGCGGGTGAACGCCGGGTGGCGCTCGTGCCCAAAGTGGTCGAGCGGCTGCGGGCCCGTGGCCTGGACGTCGTGGTCGAGCAAGGGGCAGGCGCGGCCGCTCTCATCCCGGACGACGCCTACGTCAGAGCGGGCGCGACCTTGGGCGACCCGTGGTCGGCCGATGTCGTGGTCAAGGTCGCTCCGCCCAGCCGCGACGAGATCGCGCGGCTGAGGTCCGGGGCCGCCCTCATCGGCTTCCTCGCCCCGCTGACCGACCCCGACGGGGTGGCCGCCCTGGCCGACGCCGGAGTCACCGCCTTCGCCATGGAATCCGTGCCGCGCATCTCCCGTGCGCAGACGATGGACGCACTGTCGTCGCAGGCCAACGTCGCCGGGTACCGCGCCGCGATACTCGCCGCCGAGCGGCTCACCAGGTTCTTCCCGATGCTGACCACCGCGGCGGGCACGGTCCCGCCCGCCAAGGTGCTGGTCCTCGGCGTCGGCGTCGCCGGTTTGCAAGCGCTTGCCACCGCGCGCAGGCTCGGCGCGCACACCACCGGCTATGACGTGCGGCCCGAGGTCGCCGAGCAGGTGCGCTCGGTCGGCTCCCAGTGGCTCGACCTGGGCATCGAGGCCATCGGCGAAGGCGGCTACGCGCGCGCGCTGACCGACGCCGAACGCGCCGAGCAGCAGCGGCAGTTGGCGCACGCGATCGGCGGGTTCGACGCGGTGATCACCACGGCGCTCGTCCCCGGCCGCACCGCGCCGACCCTGGTCACCGCCGAGGCCGTCAAAGGCATGCGGCCCGGCAGTGTGGTGGTCGACCTCGCGGGGGAGGCGGGCGGCAACTGCGAGCTCAGCGAGCCGGGGCAGACGGTCGTGGTCCACGACGTCACCATCGCCGCCCCGCTCAACCTGCCCGCCGCCATGCCCGAACACGCCAGCGAGCTCTACGCGCGCAACGTGCAGGCGCTGCTGGACCTGCTGGTCGACGCCGACGGCGCGCTGGCCATCGATTTCGGCGACGAGGTCGTCGCAGGCGCGTGTGTGACCAGGAAGGGGCCCTGA
- a CDS encoding TetR family transcriptional regulator produces MAVEPVGSRQERKQRTRQALLDAALRAEESLASLSLREVTREVGIVPTAFYRHFASMDELGVVLVEESMRTLRAMLREARRNPAGDAIRGSVSILVNQVDGYGPHFRFLLRERHGGVEPVRRAIHAELRLLGSELATDLGRFPGMSGWSADDLRMAADLMVGGMLSIVTALLDVGDHPGDRAEVVSVAERQLRLIVLGMSRWTSHGHRG; encoded by the coding sequence GTGGCAGTGGAACCGGTCGGGTCGCGGCAGGAACGCAAGCAGCGCACCCGTCAGGCGCTGCTGGACGCGGCGCTGCGGGCCGAGGAGAGCCTGGCGAGCCTGAGCCTGCGCGAGGTCACCCGCGAGGTCGGCATCGTGCCCACGGCGTTCTACCGGCACTTCGCCTCCATGGACGAGCTGGGCGTGGTGCTCGTCGAGGAATCCATGCGCACGCTGCGCGCCATGCTCCGCGAGGCCCGTCGCAACCCGGCCGGAGACGCGATCCGCGGATCGGTGTCGATCCTGGTCAACCAGGTCGACGGCTACGGCCCGCACTTCCGCTTCCTGCTGCGCGAACGGCACGGCGGCGTCGAGCCGGTCCGCCGCGCGATCCACGCGGAGCTGCGCCTGCTGGGCAGCGAACTGGCCACGGACCTCGGCCGGTTCCCTGGCATGTCGGGCTGGTCGGCCGACGACCTGCGCATGGCCGCGGACCTGATGGTCGGCGGGATGCTGTCCATCGTGACCGCACTGCTCGACGTCGGCGACCACCCTGGGGACCGTGCCGAGGTCGTGTCCGTCGCCGAACGCCAGCTGCGGCTGATCGTGCTCGGCATGAGCCGCTGGACGAGCCACGGGCACCGGGGTTAG
- a CDS encoding ROK family protein, whose translation MTQLRYTGKATKESLRERNDALVLQSVAQGGRARTDVVRETGLPAATVSTIVSALVERRLVREAGHAVSRGGKPRTLLELDEDHHRFIGVHVGTDRATAQLLTLTGRVERRASTALPAQFDPAAVARLIRRVSTDNVTAIGLSVPGIVDRDSVVRSAISFGWNWYPLGSELSRRCGGVPVHVVNDANAIALAEVARSTDPGPDLVLLWLGTGIGAGIVLDGRLHEGRGFRSGEIGHVDIGVALRCHCGLGGCLETVAALPTILGDASPEVVARYASWADDSTTHALGKRVDRAAHGLARAVSMLTAALDVDEFVVGGPVADHRIGPRLLAAVNAVLAARVMSGFTPVRLRYSAFGEDSAVVGAAAHAIRQEFGVALTMAAEPPQARGTKES comes from the coding sequence ATGACGCAGCTGCGATACACCGGCAAGGCGACGAAGGAGTCGCTGCGCGAGCGCAATGACGCCTTGGTGCTGCAGTCGGTCGCCCAGGGTGGCCGGGCGCGCACCGATGTCGTGCGCGAGACCGGCTTGCCCGCCGCCACCGTGTCCACGATCGTCTCGGCGCTGGTCGAGCGCAGGCTGGTCCGCGAGGCGGGCCACGCCGTCTCCCGCGGCGGCAAACCGCGCACGCTCCTGGAACTCGACGAGGACCACCATCGCTTCATCGGGGTACACGTCGGCACCGACCGCGCGACCGCGCAGCTGCTCACGCTGACCGGCCGGGTGGAGCGTCGCGCGTCCACCGCGCTGCCCGCGCAGTTCGATCCGGCCGCGGTGGCCCGCCTGATCCGCAGAGTGAGCACCGACAACGTCACCGCGATCGGCCTGTCGGTCCCCGGCATCGTCGACCGGGACAGCGTGGTCCGCTCGGCCATCAGCTTTGGGTGGAACTGGTACCCCCTGGGCAGCGAACTCTCGCGGCGGTGCGGCGGCGTGCCGGTGCACGTAGTGAACGACGCGAACGCGATCGCGCTGGCCGAGGTGGCTCGCAGCACCGACCCCGGCCCGGACCTGGTCCTGTTGTGGCTCGGCACCGGCATCGGCGCGGGCATCGTGCTCGACGGCAGGCTGCACGAGGGCCGCGGCTTCCGCAGCGGCGAGATCGGCCACGTCGACATCGGAGTCGCCCTGCGGTGCCACTGTGGCCTGGGCGGCTGTCTGGAGACAGTCGCCGCGCTCCCCACGATCCTCGGCGACGCCTCGCCCGAGGTCGTCGCGCGCTATGCGTCCTGGGCAGACGACAGCACCACCCACGCGCTGGGCAAGCGGGTCGACCGTGCGGCCCACGGCCTCGCGCGGGCGGTGTCGATGCTGACCGCGGCCCTCGACGTGGACGAGTTCGTCGTCGGCGGACCCGTGGCCGACCACCGGATCGGGCCGCGCCTGCTCGCGGCGGTCAACGCGGTGCTCGCCGCGCGCGTGATGTCGGGCTTCACGCCCGTGCGGCTGCGGTACTCCGCCTTCGGCGAGGACAGCGCGGTCGTCGGCGCCGCGGCCCACGCCATCCGCCAGGAGTTCGGCGTGGCCCTCACCATGGCCGCCGAGCCGCCACAAGCCAGAGGCACCAAGGAGTCCTGA